Proteins found in one Synechococcus sp. LA31 genomic segment:
- a CDS encoding cation-transporting P-type ATPase, whose amino-acid sequence MAVPAAQPISCLSPEQALLALGSSPAGLGSLEANLRLAHFGPNCLPPQRHRPLILRLGDQLTHFMALLLWAAGAMAIVAGTPSLGWAIWGVVLINGLFSFWQDFQAERTLAALTAVLPQHVRVWRQGLMTQLPSDALVPGDLLELEAGDQVPADCRVIEASALSLNASLLTGEALPLARGSAALAQQRNPSEAANLLPAGTCVAAGRCQALVYATGAETEFAQVAHLSAGIERSPSTLEVQVGRIVRTVTGIALSLGAIAFLAGITLVGVPPLESLVFSIGIIVANVPEGLLPTVTLVLALAVKRMARERALVRRLSAVETLGCVSVICTDKTGTLTANAMTLQDTWGSDRPLLLLMASLCCNASLNVGDPTETALLQGAQRNGIDPDQERQRLPRLQELPFDSARRLMSVLLHWQNDRRWPLPCTWMQCSKGAPVELLERCSHWWHAGVMTPLTAPERDLVHAANNVMARQGYRVLAIACRPCDQPQIEEQQLVLMGLVGLYDPPRPGVHQAITACHKAGIKVTMVTGDYGLTAEAIARQIGLLDTPAHAQHDPVRVINGSDLARLSDAQLRQLLKFRSRLVFARMAPEQKLRLVKSYKALGEVVAVTGDGVNDAPALRAADVGIAMGRSGTDVAREAADIVLVDDNFATIISAVRHGRGVYQNIRRFLLYILASNVAEVAPFFTMLVLRIPAALTVLQILAVDLGTDLLPALGLGAEPPETTVMEGLPRRRDQPLLDRQLLEQAYLFFGLLEGILAMLGYGLTWWSHGLGLAQLQLVAPDLLHHRATAALLMIQHQASAVALGSIVCAQVGTALACRGRSRRRPHLFLLIGISLELVAFCALQGWPVLAQTFQMAPIPSQLWWWLLLCIPAPLLADQIRIAWRSYRHGPSQRSLA is encoded by the coding sequence GTGGCAGTGCCTGCGGCCCAACCCATCAGCTGCCTGAGCCCGGAGCAGGCGTTGCTTGCCCTAGGCAGCAGCCCAGCAGGCCTCGGCAGCCTCGAAGCCAACCTCCGGCTGGCCCATTTCGGGCCCAATTGCTTACCACCCCAGCGCCATCGCCCCCTGATCCTGCGCTTGGGCGATCAGCTCACGCACTTCATGGCGCTGCTGCTCTGGGCAGCGGGGGCGATGGCCATCGTGGCCGGCACACCCTCCCTCGGATGGGCGATTTGGGGCGTGGTGCTGATCAATGGCCTGTTCAGTTTCTGGCAAGACTTTCAGGCTGAACGCACCCTGGCGGCTCTCACAGCGGTACTGCCACAGCACGTGCGCGTCTGGCGGCAAGGGTTGATGACCCAGCTCCCATCGGATGCTCTGGTTCCAGGCGACTTGCTGGAGCTTGAGGCCGGCGACCAGGTGCCAGCCGACTGCCGGGTGATTGAGGCATCGGCCCTGTCGCTCAATGCATCGCTCCTCACGGGTGAAGCACTGCCGCTGGCGCGCGGGTCGGCGGCGTTGGCACAGCAACGCAATCCTTCGGAAGCAGCCAATCTGCTGCCGGCAGGAACATGCGTGGCTGCGGGGCGCTGCCAGGCCCTCGTTTACGCAACAGGCGCTGAAACAGAGTTTGCCCAGGTTGCTCACCTAAGTGCCGGCATCGAGCGTTCCCCCAGCACCCTTGAAGTGCAGGTGGGCCGCATCGTGCGGACCGTGACCGGCATCGCCCTGAGCCTTGGCGCCATCGCCTTTCTGGCCGGCATCACGCTGGTGGGAGTGCCGCCTTTGGAGAGCCTGGTGTTCTCCATCGGCATCATCGTGGCCAACGTGCCTGAGGGCCTGCTGCCCACAGTGACGCTGGTGTTGGCCCTGGCTGTGAAACGCATGGCGCGGGAGCGGGCGCTGGTGCGGCGGCTTTCAGCGGTAGAAACCCTCGGCTGCGTGAGCGTGATCTGCACCGACAAAACCGGAACACTCACAGCCAATGCGATGACCCTGCAGGACACCTGGGGCAGCGATCGTCCGCTCCTGCTGTTGATGGCATCGCTGTGCTGCAACGCCTCGCTCAACGTTGGCGATCCCACCGAAACGGCTCTGCTGCAGGGTGCCCAACGAAACGGCATTGACCCAGACCAGGAGCGGCAGCGGCTACCCAGGCTGCAGGAGCTGCCTTTCGATTCGGCGCGACGACTGATGAGCGTGCTGCTGCATTGGCAGAACGACCGCCGCTGGCCCCTGCCCTGCACATGGATGCAATGCAGCAAGGGTGCTCCAGTGGAACTGCTGGAGCGTTGCAGCCATTGGTGGCATGCCGGTGTGATGACGCCCCTCACCGCACCAGAGCGGGATCTGGTGCACGCCGCCAACAACGTGATGGCGCGGCAGGGCTACCGGGTGCTGGCCATTGCCTGCCGTCCGTGCGATCAGCCGCAGATCGAGGAACAACAGCTTGTGCTGATGGGTCTTGTGGGTCTCTACGATCCACCCCGCCCGGGGGTGCATCAAGCGATCACGGCCTGCCACAAGGCGGGCATCAAGGTCACGATGGTCACGGGGGATTACGGCCTCACGGCCGAAGCCATCGCGAGACAGATCGGCCTCCTGGATACTCCAGCCCATGCCCAACATGATCCGGTGCGGGTGATCAATGGCAGCGATCTAGCCAGGCTTAGCGATGCCCAGCTGCGTCAACTGCTGAAGTTCCGCTCGCGGCTGGTGTTCGCGCGGATGGCACCGGAACAAAAGCTACGGCTGGTGAAGAGCTACAAAGCCCTCGGCGAGGTGGTCGCGGTGACCGGGGACGGCGTCAATGACGCTCCAGCCCTACGCGCAGCCGACGTGGGTATTGCCATGGGGCGCAGTGGAACGGATGTGGCTCGCGAGGCCGCCGACATCGTGCTCGTGGATGACAACTTCGCCACGATCATCTCCGCGGTGCGGCACGGCCGAGGCGTGTACCAGAACATCCGCCGCTTCCTGCTTTACATCCTGGCTTCAAACGTTGCCGAGGTGGCTCCTTTTTTCACCATGCTCGTGCTGAGGATCCCTGCCGCCCTCACGGTGCTGCAGATCCTCGCGGTTGATCTTGGAACGGATCTGTTGCCAGCGCTGGGACTCGGGGCGGAACCGCCCGAAACAACGGTGATGGAAGGGCTCCCCCGCCGCCGTGACCAACCCCTGCTGGATCGCCAACTGTTGGAGCAGGCCTATCTGTTTTTCGGCCTCCTAGAAGGAATCCTGGCGATGCTCGGCTACGGCCTCACCTGGTGGAGCCACGGGCTGGGCCTAGCCCAGCTCCAGCTTGTGGCGCCAGACCTCCTGCACCACCGAGCCACTGCGGCCTTGCTGATGATTCAGCACCAGGCCTCAGCGGTGGCCCTGGGATCGATCGTGTGTGCCCAGGTGGGCACAGCCCTCGCCTGCCGCGGCCGTTCGCGCAGACGCCCCCATCTCTTCCTGCTGATCGGCATCAGCCTCGAGCTGGTGGCCTTCTGCGCCCTGCAGGGCTGGCCGGTACTGGCGCAGACCTTCCAGATGGCGCCGATCCCGTCACAGTTGTGGTGGTGGCTGTTGCTCTGCATCCCCGCACCATTGCTGGCTGATCAGATCCGTATCGCCTGGAGGTCCTATCGCCATGGCCCGAGCCAACGCTCTCTGGCCTAA
- a CDS encoding DUF3175 domain-containing protein: MAISSTPVSAHGRWSAQVAERPPALDLEAGLFTWSDPERIAASLLQSAHGSTRRKRSAYASAMAMLCLYVNRAGRKLDPEQRQVLEAAKGSLRRQAAA, translated from the coding sequence ATGGCAATCAGCAGCACCCCCGTATCAGCCCACGGCCGCTGGTCGGCTCAGGTGGCCGAGCGGCCACCAGCACTGGATCTTGAGGCCGGCCTGTTCACCTGGAGCGATCCGGAGCGCATCGCCGCCTCCTTACTCCAGTCTGCCCATGGCAGCACGCGCCGCAAGCGCAGTGCCTACGCCAGTGCCATGGCGATGCTCTGCCTGTATGTCAACCGCGCCGGCCGCAAGCTTGATCCTGAGCAGCGCCAGGTGCTGGAGGCGGCCAAGGGCAGCCTGCGCCGGCAAGCAGCGGCGTGA